One genomic segment of Chloroflexi bacterium ADurb.Bin180 includes these proteins:
- the mutS gene encoding DNA mismatch repair protein MutS — MTTPVRSQYLRIKKRFPDTIVFFRLGDFYETFDDDARLVSEVCEIVLTSRPVGKGERVPLAGVPYHAVDSYLARLISAGYKVAIVEQTEEQEEKRLMAREVVRVVTPGTVLEPALLEEKRNNYLAALVNEGGRIGLAFVDITTGEFRTTQFDGSDAIQECEQELARLAPAEVLVDEKAVLPPRWAEAHHWTVYPRWHFDQDNAERALLSHFGVSSLRGYGCSSAPFAVAAAGAIVQYLEETQKAALQQLVTLSTYSTQSFMTLDAATRRNLELTSTIRGGSARGSLLGVLDDTRTAMGARLLRQWVSQPLLEVSALVARQTGVQALVDDVARRTALRSQLKEVGDLERLISRTVQKVAGPRELMALRDSLAAVEHIIAGLQGLEPSEAQALPIHKLDACPEAASVITQAIVADPPATLAAGGGIAPGFSAELDAVLGASNGAKSWVAGLERQERERTGIRTLKVGYNKVFGYYIEVTKPNLDAVPKDYVRKQTLVNAERFITPELKEQESLILNAEERRDELERQIYGQVLTQVSSYAGRIAATAQAIAAIDVSAALAEVAQRNRYVRPTLNDSGTVRIVGGRHPVVELMLHDEPFVPNDTLLSPQETILVITGPNMSGKSTYLRQVALIVLMAQIGSFVPATSAEIGLVDRIFTRVGAQDEISAGQSTFMVEMVETANILNHATGKSLLILDEIGRGTSTYDGISIAWAVVEYIHNHPRLQAKTLFATHYHELIELARFLPRIRNFNVAVAEEGDRVVFLRRIVPGGADRSYGIHVAQMAGLPRTVVHRAEEILHNLEQELQRSPAGSLPRRVSEAQQLPLFETGSPALEELRELDVSAMSPLEAINKLFELQGLAKRQQSR, encoded by the coding sequence ATGACCACGCCAGTTCGCAGCCAGTATCTGCGCATCAAGAAACGTTTCCCCGATACCATCGTGTTTTTCCGCCTGGGCGACTTTTACGAGACCTTTGACGATGACGCCCGCCTGGTGTCAGAGGTCTGCGAAATCGTCCTGACCTCCCGGCCGGTCGGCAAGGGCGAGCGGGTGCCTCTGGCCGGTGTTCCCTATCATGCCGTCGACAGCTATCTGGCCAGGCTAATCTCAGCCGGGTACAAAGTGGCCATCGTCGAGCAGACGGAGGAACAGGAAGAGAAGCGGCTCATGGCGCGCGAGGTGGTGCGAGTGGTCACACCGGGCACGGTGCTCGAGCCGGCGCTGCTGGAGGAAAAGCGCAACAACTATCTCGCGGCGCTGGTGAACGAAGGAGGCCGAATCGGGCTGGCCTTTGTCGACATCACCACGGGCGAGTTCCGCACCACGCAGTTTGATGGCTCCGATGCCATTCAGGAATGCGAGCAGGAGCTGGCCAGGCTCGCCCCGGCGGAAGTGCTGGTTGACGAAAAGGCGGTTCTCCCTCCGCGGTGGGCTGAAGCACACCACTGGACAGTCTACCCGCGATGGCATTTTGACCAGGACAACGCCGAACGTGCCCTGCTGAGCCACTTTGGCGTTAGTTCTCTTCGGGGCTATGGCTGTTCCTCGGCACCGTTCGCCGTGGCGGCTGCGGGCGCGATCGTGCAGTACCTGGAGGAAACGCAAAAGGCCGCCCTGCAGCAGCTCGTGACGCTTTCGACCTATTCAACGCAATCCTTTATGACCCTTGATGCGGCGACCAGGCGCAACCTGGAACTCACCTCCACCATTCGTGGCGGGTCAGCCAGGGGCTCGCTGTTGGGCGTGCTGGACGATACGCGCACCGCGATGGGCGCACGCCTGCTGCGTCAGTGGGTCAGCCAGCCCTTGCTGGAGGTTTCGGCTCTCGTGGCCCGGCAGACCGGCGTACAGGCTTTGGTGGACGATGTCGCCCGGCGCACTGCCCTGCGCAGCCAGCTCAAGGAAGTGGGCGACCTGGAAAGGCTCATCAGTCGCACCGTGCAGAAAGTGGCCGGCCCACGCGAGTTGATGGCTTTGCGCGATTCGCTGGCCGCGGTTGAGCACATCATCGCGGGTCTGCAGGGACTGGAGCCATCAGAGGCGCAAGCCTTGCCCATCCACAAGCTGGATGCCTGCCCCGAGGCGGCGAGCGTCATCACGCAGGCCATCGTGGCTGACCCGCCGGCGACTCTGGCCGCCGGCGGGGGGATCGCTCCCGGGTTCTCGGCCGAGCTGGATGCTGTGCTGGGTGCCTCGAACGGGGCCAAGAGCTGGGTAGCGGGACTGGAACGTCAGGAACGCGAGCGGACTGGAATCCGCACTCTCAAGGTGGGCTACAACAAGGTCTTTGGCTACTACATCGAGGTGACCAAACCGAACCTGGATGCAGTGCCCAAGGACTATGTGCGCAAGCAGACGTTGGTCAACGCGGAGCGTTTCATCACGCCGGAGCTGAAGGAGCAAGAGTCGCTCATTCTGAACGCCGAGGAGCGTCGGGATGAACTGGAACGGCAGATCTATGGTCAGGTGCTGACGCAGGTTTCGTCATATGCCGGGCGTATCGCGGCCACAGCTCAAGCCATCGCTGCGATCGACGTCTCCGCCGCGCTGGCCGAGGTGGCCCAGCGCAATCGCTACGTCCGTCCGACGCTGAACGACAGCGGGACCGTGCGTATCGTCGGTGGCCGGCATCCGGTGGTGGAGCTCATGCTTCACGACGAGCCCTTTGTGCCCAATGACACCCTGCTGTCGCCGCAAGAGACCATCCTGGTCATCACCGGACCGAACATGTCCGGTAAGAGTACCTACTTGCGGCAGGTCGCCCTGATTGTGCTGATGGCGCAGATCGGCTCCTTCGTGCCCGCGACGTCAGCCGAGATTGGTCTGGTCGACCGCATCTTTACGCGGGTGGGTGCCCAGGACGAGATCAGTGCCGGCCAGAGCACCTTCATGGTCGAAATGGTCGAGACGGCCAACATCCTCAATCATGCCACCGGCAAGAGCCTGCTCATCCTGGACGAAATCGGCCGCGGGACGAGCACCTACGACGGGATTTCTATCGCCTGGGCGGTGGTGGAGTACATCCACAATCACCCTCGTCTCCAGGCCAAAACCCTCTTTGCGACGCACTACCACGAGCTGATCGAGCTGGCGCGCTTCCTGCCGCGTATCCGCAACTTTAACGTGGCTGTGGCTGAGGAAGGGGACAGGGTCGTCTTCCTGCGTCGGATTGTGCCCGGCGGGGCGGACCGCAGCTATGGTATCCATGTGGCGCAGATGGCCGGGCTGCCCAGGACGGTAGTGCATAGGGCCGAGGAGATCCTGCACAATCTGGAGCAGGAGCTGCAGCGGTCTCCGGCCGGGAGTCTACCCCGACGAGTGAGTGAGGCCCAGCAGTTGCCGCTGTTCGAAACGGGGAGCCCTGCGCTGGAGGAACTGCGCGAACTGGATGTGAGCGCAATGTCGCCGCTGGAGGCCATCAACAAGCTGTTTGAGCTGCAGGGCCTGGCCAAGCGCCAGCAATCTCGATAG
- the zupT_1 gene encoding Zinc transporter ZupT — protein sequence MIDALTRCGPVLAALLATLFTWGLTALGAAAVFVARDFSKRTMDTMLGFAAGVMIAASYWSLLAPAIEMSQGGSVPAWFPALVGFIAGGVFLRGIDLVLPHLHPGAPECEAEGLPSTFKRITLLVLAITMHNFPEGLAVGVAFGATAAGLPSANMAGAIALALGIGIQNFPEGMAVSMPLRREGMSPVKSFWYGQLSAVVEPIAAVIGAAAVLVAQPILPYALAFAAGAMIFVVVEELIPESQRGGNTDWATMGAMLGFAAMMVLDVGLG from the coding sequence GTGATCGATGCTCTGACGAGGTGCGGGCCGGTACTGGCCGCACTGCTGGCCACGCTTTTCACTTGGGGGCTCACGGCGCTCGGTGCTGCGGCGGTGTTTGTCGCCCGTGATTTCTCCAAGCGCACCATGGACACAATGCTCGGCTTTGCGGCAGGGGTGATGATCGCCGCGTCCTACTGGTCCCTGCTGGCCCCGGCCATCGAGATGTCGCAGGGCGGCAGCGTCCCCGCCTGGTTTCCCGCACTGGTGGGTTTCATCGCGGGCGGCGTGTTTCTGCGAGGGATCGACCTGGTGCTGCCGCACCTTCACCCTGGTGCGCCGGAATGTGAGGCGGAGGGCCTGCCCAGTACGTTCAAGCGTATCACGCTGCTGGTGCTGGCCATTACAATGCACAACTTTCCCGAGGGGCTGGCGGTTGGCGTGGCGTTTGGCGCTACCGCAGCGGGACTGCCCTCAGCCAACATGGCGGGGGCCATAGCGTTGGCCCTCGGCATTGGCATCCAGAACTTTCCAGAGGGCATGGCGGTATCCATGCCGCTGCGGCGCGAAGGGATGTCACCGGTCAAGAGCTTTTGGTACGGCCAGCTCTCTGCGGTCGTGGAGCCAATCGCGGCGGTCATCGGGGCAGCGGCGGTGCTGGTGGCACAGCCCATCCTGCCCTATGCTCTGGCCTTTGCCGCCGGAGCGATGATCTTTGTCGTGGTCGAAGAGCTGATACCCGAGTCGCAGCGCGGCGGAAACACGGACTGGGCTACGATGGGCGCCATGCTCGGTTTTGCGGCGATGATGGTGCTGGACGTGGGTCTGGGCTGA
- the pfkA gene encoding 6-phosphofructokinase isozyme 1 has protein sequence MNHIAVLTSGGDAPGMNAAIRSVTRTSLALNLRVSAVSQGYAGLIAGDIEPFSARSVSGIIQQGGTILGSARCPEFRTIEGRERALRALAQHDIDALVVIGGNGSQAGANALSEMGFPVVGVASTIDNDLYGSEITIGVDTALNIALEAIDRLKVTASSHQRAFIVEVMGRDCGYLALMSAIAGGAEAVVIPEVESDPEAIATELRDSYRRGKSHAIIVVAEGAKYNAEGLLEYFKVHRERLGFELRATTLGHVQRGGAPGAYDRLLATRLGAAAVQRLAAGEHGILMGLLHGEIQATPLAEVAATKKCLDLSLLKLADALAK, from the coding sequence ATGAACCATATTGCTGTCTTGACCAGTGGTGGTGATGCTCCGGGCATGAACGCCGCCATCCGCTCGGTCACTCGCACCAGTCTGGCCCTGAATCTGCGTGTCTCCGCGGTGTCCCAGGGCTATGCCGGGCTGATTGCGGGCGACATCGAACCCTTCAGCGCCCGCAGTGTCAGCGGCATCATCCAGCAGGGCGGCACCATCCTGGGCAGCGCCCGCTGCCCCGAGTTCCGCACCATCGAAGGCCGCGAGCGGGCGCTGCGAGCGCTTGCTCAACACGACATTGACGCCCTGGTAGTGATCGGCGGCAACGGCTCGCAGGCCGGCGCCAACGCCCTTTCAGAGATGGGCTTTCCTGTAGTGGGAGTGGCGTCTACCATCGACAACGACTTGTACGGGTCAGAGATCACCATCGGCGTGGACACCGCCCTCAACATCGCTCTGGAGGCGATTGACCGGCTCAAGGTGACCGCCTCTTCACATCAGCGGGCGTTCATCGTCGAGGTGATGGGCCGAGACTGCGGCTATCTGGCCTTGATGTCGGCCATCGCTGGCGGCGCCGAAGCCGTGGTCATCCCCGAGGTGGAAAGCGATCCCGAGGCGATCGCCACCGAGCTGCGCGACAGCTATCGCCGGGGCAAGTCACACGCCATCATCGTTGTCGCCGAAGGAGCCAAATACAACGCCGAGGGCTTGCTGGAGTACTTTAAGGTTCATCGGGAGAGACTGGGGTTTGAGCTGAGGGCCACCACGTTGGGGCACGTGCAACGGGGCGGCGCGCCCGGCGCTTACGATAGACTGCTGGCCACCCGCCTTGGCGCGGCGGCTGTGCAACGGCTCGCCGCTGGCGAACACGGTATCCTGATGGGCTTGCTGCACGGCGAGATCCAGGCCACGCCGCTGGCTGAGGTCGCGGCGACCAAGAAGTGCCTAGACTTGAGTCTTCTCAAGCTGGCCGACGCTCTGGCCAAGTAA
- the gyrA gene encoding DNA gyrase subunit A, which produces MEVGIVRQVDIEHEMRTAYLDYAMSVITARALPDVRDGLKPVQRRILYAMEDMGLQHDKPYKKSARIVGEVLGKYHPHGDMAVYDAMTRLAQDFTMRYPLVDGQGNFGSVDGDNPAAMRYTEARLSAVAAELLADLDKDTVDFSDNFDGTLKEPTVLPARLPNLLLNGASGIAVGMATNVPPHNLSELADAIAYLVDNWRRVESVAVDELLDLVKGPDFPTGGTILGLEGIRGAYATGAGNVVVRAKAHFEDAGGGKSLIIVTELPYQVGKAALIEKIAELVREKKIDTISDLRDESDRQGMRMVVELKRGAEPRPTLMDLYRYTPMQSTFNANMLALVDGEPRVLSLRRALQLFIEHRQEVITRRTRFELERARMHAHILEGLTKALDHLDAVIKTIRESQTADTARQNLMTRFKFSEIQAQAILDLQLRRLAALERKKIEQEYADTLKRIEYLENLLANPKKILGLVKSEALELKERYGDARRTRISAKEAEQIQVQDLIPEQDTYVGITQKGQIRRAAEAGEFFSATGRDATVGLAATNTLHSVLLCTDKGRCFTLQVHQVPESQTGGVPLANVLNLEPDESVRALVAAPSFAEGAFLTLCTSLGRVKRIAISEFASVRAGGLIAIGLEPGDELRFALVTSGGQELTIVTAGGQALRFGEDEVRPMGRGAGGVNGIKLDEGDEVVALNLVKPGAALAVVSEKGWAKRTPLAEYPLQGRYGKGVVALPAKYLAQTGKLVAATVVAEGDDLGVATSSGATIRMAAGTVGVAGRALRGSPLRGLRSSERVIAMVAVPGRAQTAGASPATKAKPEPATRVKKASTTSRPRPKAPAKTASTAASKRKRKSR; this is translated from the coding sequence ATGGAAGTAGGCATCGTCAGGCAAGTTGACATAGAACACGAGATGAGAACGGCGTACCTGGATTACGCTATGAGCGTAATCACCGCACGTGCTCTCCCCGATGTTCGTGACGGTTTGAAACCCGTGCAGCGGCGAATCCTCTACGCCATGGAGGATATGGGCCTGCAGCACGACAAGCCCTACAAGAAAAGCGCCCGCATCGTGGGAGAAGTGCTGGGCAAGTACCATCCTCACGGCGATATGGCGGTCTATGATGCTATGACCCGGTTGGCGCAGGACTTTACGATGCGTTATCCCCTGGTGGACGGCCAGGGCAACTTTGGCTCGGTCGACGGAGACAACCCGGCGGCCATGCGCTACACCGAGGCAAGGTTGTCGGCCGTTGCGGCCGAGTTGCTGGCGGATCTCGACAAGGACACGGTCGACTTTAGCGACAACTTTGACGGTACGCTGAAGGAACCGACGGTGCTTCCCGCCCGTCTGCCGAACCTGCTGCTCAACGGGGCTTCGGGCATCGCGGTAGGGATGGCCACCAATGTGCCACCGCACAACCTGAGCGAGCTGGCGGACGCCATTGCCTACCTGGTTGACAACTGGCGTCGGGTAGAGTCGGTGGCGGTTGATGAGCTGCTTGACCTGGTGAAGGGCCCCGACTTTCCTACCGGCGGCACGATCCTCGGCCTGGAGGGTATCCGCGGCGCTTATGCCACCGGGGCAGGCAATGTCGTGGTGCGGGCCAAAGCGCACTTTGAGGACGCTGGCGGAGGCAAGTCGCTGATCATCGTCACCGAGCTGCCCTATCAGGTAGGCAAGGCGGCCCTGATCGAAAAGATCGCCGAGCTGGTGCGCGAGAAAAAGATCGATACGATCTCGGACCTGCGCGACGAGTCGGACCGCCAGGGCATGCGAATGGTGGTCGAGTTAAAGCGGGGGGCAGAACCCAGACCGACGCTGATGGATCTCTACCGCTACACGCCGATGCAGAGCACCTTCAATGCCAATATGCTGGCGCTGGTCGATGGCGAGCCGCGGGTCCTGTCGCTGCGCCGCGCTCTGCAGTTGTTCATCGAGCACCGTCAGGAGGTTATCACCCGGCGCACGCGCTTTGAGCTGGAGCGGGCCAGGATGCACGCTCATATTCTGGAAGGCTTGACCAAGGCCCTCGACCACCTGGATGCCGTGATCAAGACCATCCGTGAGTCTCAGACGGCCGACACGGCGCGACAGAATTTGATGACCAGGTTCAAGTTTAGCGAGATTCAGGCCCAGGCCATTCTCGACCTGCAACTGCGCCGGCTGGCAGCGCTCGAGCGGAAAAAGATCGAGCAAGAGTATGCCGACACACTAAAGCGAATCGAGTATCTGGAGAACCTGCTGGCCAACCCCAAGAAGATCCTGGGGCTGGTCAAGTCCGAGGCCCTGGAGCTAAAGGAGCGCTACGGCGATGCACGTCGCACGCGCATCTCGGCCAAAGAGGCAGAACAGATCCAGGTACAGGACCTGATTCCCGAGCAAGACACCTACGTGGGGATCACCCAGAAGGGGCAGATTCGCCGCGCGGCGGAAGCTGGCGAGTTCTTCTCGGCGACCGGACGCGATGCCACGGTCGGACTTGCTGCCACGAACACCCTGCACAGCGTGCTGCTCTGCACCGACAAGGGACGTTGCTTCACCCTGCAGGTGCATCAAGTACCCGAGTCGCAAACCGGCGGAGTACCGCTGGCGAACGTGCTGAACCTCGAGCCAGATGAGTCGGTGCGGGCGCTTGTCGCCGCGCCATCGTTTGCCGAGGGTGCTTTTCTGACCCTTTGTACCAGCCTCGGGCGCGTGAAGCGCATCGCCATCAGCGAGTTTGCCTCGGTCAGGGCCGGAGGGCTCATCGCGATTGGCCTTGAGCCGGGCGACGAGCTCAGATTCGCTCTCGTAACCTCCGGCGGCCAGGAATTGACCATCGTGACTGCGGGGGGCCAGGCGCTGCGCTTTGGCGAGGATGAGGTGCGCCCGATGGGCCGCGGAGCCGGCGGCGTGAACGGGATCAAACTCGACGAGGGCGATGAAGTGGTCGCCCTGAACTTGGTCAAGCCCGGAGCGGCCCTCGCTGTGGTGAGCGAAAAGGGCTGGGCGAAGCGGACGCCACTGGCCGAGTACCCACTGCAGGGCAGATATGGCAAGGGAGTGGTGGCGCTGCCAGCCAAGTACCTTGCGCAGACCGGCAAACTTGTAGCGGCCACGGTGGTGGCTGAGGGGGATGATCTCGGCGTGGCTACCTCCAGTGGAGCAACCATACGAATGGCTGCCGGCACAGTCGGTGTGGCCGGGCGGGCTCTGCGCGGGTCGCCTCTGCGCGGCCTGCGCTCCTCAGAGCGAGTGATAGCGATGGTGGCGGTGCCAGGACGTGCCCAGACCGCTGGCGCTTCTCCAGCCACCAAGGCCAAACCCGAGCCGGCCACCAGGGTCAAGAAGGCCTCCACTACCAGTCGGCCCAGGCCCAAGGCGCCGGCGAAGACAGCGTCAACGGCCGCGTCGAAGAGGAAGCGGAAGAGCCGCTAG
- a CDS encoding Divergent AAA domain protein has product MNVRELIRRGPGQLLEFFLDPEAETLAETLVSLANADGGTILVGLDASGEQQRDLAPEHLEAVLTHAQGLCRPIVACDWQPLEADGNPVTAIIVPRSPDLHSLSDGRVLLRSGSRNRPLSGEEIRHLASAKGTGDFEQQPSSASLADLDEQLIADFAGRRRQRGARGEKLEGSALLEDSGAIGPGATPTMAGLLLFGREPQRFLPQAGAVLVHFAGTSAGGRDGQPGYSRREEVDGPMGRVIERLWELIQEEMRHASVINGLRREEQPEYPLPAVREAVVNAVAHRDYRLAGRRIEVRMFDDRLEIISPGGLPGHITLDNIVEEHFSRNPRLVKGLYYWGFIEELGLGIDRMIDEMLQAGHPAPQFEATPFTFKVTLYNARERAASKWETLLSERQLKALHYLRDHDRITNREYHELCPDVSAETLRLDLVDMVERGVLLRIGDKKGTYYILK; this is encoded by the coding sequence ATGAATGTTCGAGAACTGATCAGGAGAGGTCCCGGCCAACTGCTCGAGTTCTTTCTTGACCCGGAGGCTGAGACGCTGGCGGAAACGTTGGTGTCGCTGGCCAATGCTGACGGCGGGACAATCCTCGTCGGGCTTGATGCCAGCGGAGAACAACAGCGGGATCTGGCTCCGGAGCACCTGGAGGCAGTGCTCACTCACGCCCAGGGCCTCTGCCGGCCAATCGTGGCCTGCGACTGGCAACCATTGGAAGCTGACGGCAATCCGGTCACGGCGATCATCGTCCCTCGGAGCCCGGACCTGCACAGCCTCAGCGACGGAAGGGTTCTTCTGCGGTCAGGGAGCAGAAATCGCCCCCTCAGCGGAGAAGAAATCCGGCATCTGGCGTCAGCCAAGGGGACGGGCGATTTCGAGCAACAGCCAAGTTCGGCCTCACTGGCCGACCTCGATGAGCAGCTCATCGCCGACTTTGCCGGCCGGCGCAGGCAGCGTGGGGCCCGCGGAGAAAAGCTCGAGGGCTCGGCACTGCTCGAAGACAGCGGAGCCATCGGACCCGGCGCCACGCCCACCATGGCCGGGCTGCTGCTCTTTGGCCGCGAGCCGCAGCGCTTTCTCCCACAGGCCGGGGCGGTGCTGGTGCACTTTGCCGGCACTTCAGCGGGCGGCCGAGATGGCCAGCCAGGATACTCCAGGCGAGAAGAGGTCGACGGCCCTATGGGGCGCGTCATTGAGCGCCTGTGGGAGCTCATTCAGGAAGAGATGAGGCACGCCTCGGTCATCAACGGGCTGCGCCGTGAAGAGCAGCCAGAGTATCCGCTGCCCGCAGTGCGCGAAGCAGTGGTGAACGCTGTGGCCCACCGCGACTATCGGCTGGCCGGCCGGCGCATTGAAGTGCGCATGTTTGACGACCGGCTGGAGATCATCAGCCCCGGCGGGCTGCCTGGCCACATCACCCTGGACAACATCGTCGAAGAGCATTTCTCCCGCAACCCTCGACTGGTGAAGGGGCTGTACTACTGGGGTTTTATCGAAGAGCTGGGGCTGGGTATCGACCGGATGATCGACGAGATGTTGCAGGCCGGCCACCCCGCACCGCAGTTCGAGGCTACGCCGTTCACCTTCAAAGTGACCCTGTACAACGCCCGCGAGCGTGCGGCGAGCAAATGGGAGACACTGCTCTCGGAGCGACAGCTCAAGGCGCTCCACTACCTCCGCGACCACGACCGCATCACGAATCGTGAGTACCACGAGCTGTGCCCGGACGTCAGCGCCGAAACCTTGCGCCTTGACCTGGTCGATATGGTTGAGCGAGGCGTTCTCTTGCGAATCGGAGACAAGAAGGGCACCTACTACATCCTCAAGTAG
- the hppA1_1 gene encoding putative K(+)-stimulated pyrophosphate-energized sodium pump, with translation MSLLSIPVAGGLVSIAAAVLLYLRLKKASISSARMAEIANDISTGVQAYLTRQTRTILTVMPFLAVLLGLWLGWGVAITFVLGVVASLATSLLGMNAAVRANVKTAQDASQSATKAFLTAVYGGSIMGFSITGLSLVVLSILYLVFRDPEPMVGFGFGASLAALFAQIGGGIFTKSADVGADLVGKIEKNIPEDDPRNPAVVADLVGDNVGDCAGRGSDLFQTFSDDIITGMIVALVYEPKYGPLVVFLPFLLQCAGIISSLIGVLSIRWFKQRKPESAFNMGMAVTTVIAMATSLAVCQFLLHDLRIWVAVFLGIVVTLVASISTRYYAGSHSRPVHEIAEASKRGVALNIITGLAYGLQSPLASIVMIVAAVAGSYALSGNLLLAVVAVNIGTDLLIGYIMTADAYGPIMDNASGIAEMSGAEEGVVRSLSSLDAVGNTMKATTKAYAMSSGTVTSFVLFATFFRLIKLDSINVSAPYAIAFLFLGISIPYLISSLLIGSVARTAMQMVDEVRRQFATIKGIMERVAKPDYAACVDIATRNALREMTLPGLISIVVPVAVGLAFGGPALGALLIGSVTSAALLGPFFNNVGTAWDNAKKIIEVQGDKGSPAHQAAVSADTIGDPLKDVAGPSLLIFMKLVGMAALLIAEAMH, from the coding sequence ATGTCGCTTCTTTCCATCCCAGTAGCAGGTGGCTTGGTTTCCATTGCCGCCGCTGTCTTGCTCTATTTGCGGCTCAAGAAGGCGAGCATCAGCTCCGCCAGGATGGCGGAGATCGCTAACGATATCTCCACCGGCGTGCAAGCCTATCTCACCAGGCAAACCAGGACGATCCTGACCGTAATGCCTTTCCTGGCCGTGCTGCTGGGGCTGTGGCTCGGGTGGGGGGTAGCGATCACCTTTGTTCTGGGCGTTGTCGCCTCTTTGGCCACCAGTCTGCTGGGAATGAACGCGGCAGTGCGAGCCAACGTCAAGACGGCTCAGGACGCGTCTCAATCGGCCACCAAAGCCTTCCTGACGGCCGTCTATGGCGGTTCGATCATGGGCTTTTCCATCACCGGCCTCAGCCTGGTGGTGCTGTCCATCCTGTACCTCGTCTTCCGTGACCCTGAGCCGATGGTAGGCTTTGGGTTTGGGGCCAGCCTGGCTGCCCTCTTTGCCCAGATTGGCGGCGGCATCTTTACCAAGTCGGCTGATGTCGGCGCTGACCTCGTGGGCAAAATCGAAAAGAACATCCCCGAAGATGACCCGCGGAACCCGGCGGTGGTGGCCGACCTGGTGGGCGACAATGTCGGCGACTGTGCCGGACGAGGCTCGGACCTCTTTCAGACGTTCAGCGATGACATCATTACCGGCATGATCGTGGCCCTCGTCTATGAACCCAAGTACGGGCCTCTGGTGGTGTTCCTCCCGTTCTTGCTGCAGTGTGCGGGGATCATCTCCTCCCTGATCGGCGTTCTGTCCATTCGCTGGTTCAAGCAGCGCAAGCCAGAATCGGCGTTCAACATGGGCATGGCCGTGACCACCGTGATTGCTATGGCGACGTCGCTAGCCGTATGCCAGTTCCTTCTGCACGACCTGCGCATCTGGGTGGCGGTGTTCCTTGGCATCGTGGTGACTCTGGTAGCCTCCATTTCGACGCGCTACTATGCGGGGTCTCACAGCCGACCAGTGCATGAGATTGCGGAGGCTTCCAAGCGCGGTGTGGCTCTGAACATCATCACTGGCCTGGCCTACGGGCTGCAGAGCCCGCTGGCCTCGATCGTGATGATTGTTGCTGCCGTTGCCGGTTCCTATGCGCTGTCGGGGAACCTGCTGTTGGCCGTTGTGGCGGTGAACATCGGTACGGATTTGCTTATCGGCTACATCATGACCGCGGATGCGTATGGCCCGATCATGGACAATGCTTCGGGCATCGCCGAGATGTCGGGGGCAGAAGAAGGGGTGGTCCGTTCGCTTTCGTCGCTGGATGCTGTAGGCAACACGATGAAAGCCACGACCAAGGCCTATGCCATGTCCTCGGGGACGGTGACCTCCTTCGTGTTGTTCGCTACTTTCTTCCGCCTGATCAAGCTGGACAGCATCAACGTGTCGGCGCCCTACGCCATCGCCTTCCTGTTCCTGGGCATCTCGATTCCCTACCTGATTTCGTCGCTGCTGATCGGGTCGGTGGCGCGGACGGCGATGCAGATGGTGGATGAAGTCCGCCGCCAGTTCGCTACCATCAAAGGCATTATGGAGCGGGTGGCCAAGCCAGACTATGCTGCCTGCGTCGACATTGCCACCAGGAATGCCCTGCGCGAGATGACGCTGCCGGGTCTGATCAGCATCGTCGTTCCGGTAGCCGTAGGCCTGGCCTTTGGCGGCCCGGCCCTGGGAGCGCTGTTGATCGGTTCAGTGACCAGTGCGGCGCTGCTGGGCCCCTTCTTTAACAACGTCGGGACTGCGTGGGACAATGCAAAGAAGATCATCGAGGTACAAGGGGACAAGGGCAGCCCTGCCCACCAGGCGGCGGTCTCGGCTGACACCATCGGCGACCCGCTCAAGGACGTGGCCGGGCCTTCGCTGCTAATCTTCATGAAGCTGGTCGGTATGGCTGCATTGCTGATTGCCGAGGCAATGCACTAG